In one window of Spartinivicinus marinus DNA:
- the alr gene encoding alanine racemase, producing the protein MSRPTKAVVNLSAIRHNYQLAKQLTKQPALAVIKADAYGHGATAVALALQDIADGFAVACIEEALQLRRVGISQPVLLLEGFFTQDELAVIAEQQFACVVHNQWQLQALLAEPLSKPINVWLKFDSGMHRLGLSANDYLTAYQQLLHSPNVQQVICMTHLASADELTDPMTHDQLARFKQLVQPLNASVSVANSAAVLGWPETYLGWVRPGIMLYGASPFVKKQPDSATALQTAMTLQSSLIAIKTIKKGDTVGYGATYQAPETMYMGVVAIGYGDGYPRHARSGTPLLVNGVRCPLIGRVSMDMLAVDLRPVATNVQLNDPVVLWGGGELPAHEVAEWADTIAYELFTGITRRIKVEYMTNMSDL; encoded by the coding sequence ATGAGTCGTCCTACCAAAGCGGTAGTTAATTTATCCGCCATTCGCCATAACTACCAGTTAGCGAAGCAATTAACCAAACAGCCGGCACTTGCTGTCATTAAAGCAGATGCATATGGGCATGGTGCAACTGCTGTAGCGTTGGCATTGCAAGATATTGCTGATGGCTTTGCTGTAGCTTGTATTGAAGAAGCCTTGCAACTGCGAAGGGTTGGTATTAGTCAGCCAGTCTTATTACTAGAAGGTTTTTTTACCCAAGATGAATTGGCGGTTATTGCTGAGCAACAGTTTGCTTGTGTTGTACATAACCAATGGCAGTTACAGGCATTACTTGCAGAACCTTTAAGTAAGCCGATTAATGTGTGGTTGAAGTTTGATAGTGGTATGCATCGTTTAGGGTTGTCGGCAAATGATTATTTAACTGCTTATCAGCAATTGCTCCACTCGCCCAATGTACAACAAGTGATTTGCATGACCCATTTGGCTAGTGCAGATGAGCTGACTGATCCCATGACCCATGATCAATTAGCCCGCTTCAAGCAACTGGTGCAACCTTTAAATGCCTCAGTTAGCGTAGCCAACTCAGCTGCTGTATTGGGTTGGCCTGAAACCTATCTGGGTTGGGTTAGGCCTGGTATTATGCTGTATGGTGCCTCCCCATTTGTGAAAAAACAACCTGATTCTGCTACAGCACTACAAACAGCAATGACACTACAGTCATCACTAATTGCGATAAAAACCATAAAAAAAGGAGATACTGTAGGATATGGAGCAACCTATCAAGCGCCTGAAACAATGTATATGGGGGTAGTGGCCATTGGTTATGGAGATGGTTACCCGCGTCATGCCAGGTCAGGTACTCCTTTGTTAGTCAATGGCGTTCGCTGCCCACTGATTGGAAGGGTCTCAATGGATATGTTGGCTGTCGACTTGCGCCCGGTAGCGACTAATGTTCAACTAAATGATCCAGTGGTACTGTGGGGAGGAGGGGAGTTGCCAGCTCATGAGGTAGCAGAGTGGGCAGACACTATAGCCTATGAGTTATTCACAGGAATAACGCGGCGCATAAAAGTGGAATATATGACCAATATGAGTGATCTCTAG